Proteins encoded together in one Streptomyces umbrinus window:
- a CDS encoding NAD(P)/FAD-dependent oxidoreductase, with product MREILIVGGGYAGFYTAWGLEKELRRGEARVTVVDPRPYMTYQPFLPEVVAGSVEARHAAVSLRRHLHRTRLIAGAVTEIRNAAHTVTIRPQSGPEFDLHYDTLVVTAGAVTRSFPIPGLREQAYGLKHVEEAVAIRDRLLTSFDRAATLPDGPERCRLLTVTVVGGGFSGVEGFGELLGLASALLKHYPEIKADELAFHLVEARGRILPEVTDRPGEWVVRSLEKRGARVHLNTQLLSAENGRVVLSDGTEYDSGLLVWTAGNASNPIVHNHTDLPVDEHGLLKVRADLRVGTETEVVPDVWAAGDDASVPDLAVGRPDARTVPNAQHAVRQGKRLAKNILASLRGRPTKNYEHHSLGVVATLGLGRGIFQYRRLVIKGFPAWLMHRGYHVLAVPSWERKARVFAVWATAALFGRDIVSLASVQHPRDAFVSSGEPRRQESR from the coding sequence CGTATCAGCCGTTCCTGCCCGAGGTGGTCGCGGGGTCGGTGGAGGCGCGTCATGCCGCGGTGTCGCTCCGGCGACATCTGCACCGGACCCGTCTGATCGCGGGTGCGGTGACGGAGATCCGCAACGCCGCGCACACCGTGACGATCCGGCCGCAGTCCGGGCCGGAGTTCGACCTGCACTACGACACGCTGGTGGTGACGGCGGGAGCCGTCACCCGCTCCTTCCCCATCCCGGGGCTGCGCGAGCAGGCGTACGGACTCAAACACGTCGAGGAGGCCGTGGCGATCCGCGACCGGCTGCTCACGTCGTTCGACCGTGCGGCGACGCTGCCGGACGGGCCGGAACGGTGCAGGCTGCTCACCGTCACCGTCGTCGGTGGCGGCTTCTCCGGGGTGGAGGGCTTCGGTGAACTGCTGGGCCTGGCGTCCGCGCTGCTCAAGCACTATCCGGAGATCAAGGCGGACGAACTCGCCTTCCACCTGGTCGAGGCGCGGGGCCGCATATTGCCCGAGGTCACCGACCGGCCCGGTGAGTGGGTGGTGCGTTCCTTGGAGAAGCGGGGTGCACGCGTCCATCTGAACACTCAGCTCCTCTCTGCCGAGAACGGACGCGTCGTGCTGTCGGACGGAACGGAGTACGACTCGGGTCTGCTCGTGTGGACGGCGGGCAACGCCTCCAACCCGATCGTGCACAATCACACCGACCTCCCGGTCGACGAGCACGGCCTGTTGAAGGTGCGCGCGGATCTCCGGGTGGGCACGGAGACCGAGGTCGTGCCGGACGTCTGGGCGGCCGGTGACGACGCCTCGGTGCCCGATCTCGCCGTAGGCCGACCGGACGCCCGCACGGTGCCCAACGCCCAGCACGCGGTGCGTCAGGGCAAGCGCCTCGCCAAGAACATCCTGGCGTCCCTGCGTGGCCGGCCGACCAAGAACTACGAGCACCACAGCCTCGGAGTGGTGGCCACGCTCGGCCTGGGCCGTGGCATCTTCCAGTACCGACGCCTGGTCATCAAGGGTTTCCCGGCCTGGCTGATGCACCGCGGCTACCACGTCCTGGCCGTGCCGAGCTGGGAGCGCAAGGCGAGGGTGTTCGCCGTGTGGGCGACCGCCGCCCTTTTCGGCCGTGACATCGTCTCTCTCGCCTCGGTCCAGCACCCGAGGGACGCCTTCGTCTCCAGCGGTGAGCCTCGGCGGCAGGAGTCACGCTGA